The Trichosurus vulpecula isolate mTriVul1 chromosome 3, mTriVul1.pri, whole genome shotgun sequence genome includes a window with the following:
- the LOC118841382 gene encoding 40S ribosomal protein S10-like, whose translation MNSFFKEGVMVAKKDVHMPKHPKLADKNVPNLHVMKAMQSLKSCGYVKEQFPWRHFYWYLTNEGTQYLRDYLHLLPRIVPATLRRSHAETGRPRPKGLESKRPARLTWGEADRGTYRRSAAPPGADKKAEAGAWSATEF comes from the coding sequence ATGAACTCCTTTTTTAAGGAGGGAGTAATGGTAGCCAAGAAGGATGTCCACATGCCAAAGCACCCCAAGCTGGCAGACAAGAATGTGCCCAATCTCCATGTCATGAAGGCCATGCAGTCTCTAAAGTCTTGTGGCTATGTTAAGGAGCAGTTCCCATGGAGGCATTTCTACTGGTACCTCACCAATGAGGGCACTCAGTACCTCCGGGACTACCTTCACCTGCTCCCTAGGATTGTGCCTGCCACACTCCGCAGAAGTCATGCTGAGACAGGAAGGCCAAGGCCCAAAGGTCTGGAGAGCAAGCGACCTGCCCGGCTGACTTGGGGTGAAGCTGACAGAGGCACATACAGACGAAGTGCTGCTCCCCCAGGTGCTGACAAgaaggctgaggctggggctTGGTCAGCAACAGAATTCTAG